The following is a genomic window from Bacillus sp. V2I10.
TGACGGCAGTATATGATAATGACGAAACAAGGGGAAAGAAGGCCGCAGAAAAATTCGGAGTCAACTATTATCATGAAATGGATGAGTTTTTGCAGCTTGATTTAGATGCTGTCATCATCTGCAGTGAAAATAGCCTTCATAAGGATATGACAATCAAAGCTGCTAGAGCAAAAAAACACATCCTTTGCGAAAAACCAATTGCAACTACGCTTGAAGATGCACAAGAGATGATTCATGTCTGTGAACAGGAATGTGTCATTCTTCAGATTGCGTTCCCTGTCCGATTCAGTACTTCCATTGCAGCATTAAAAGCAATGATTGACAGGGGAGAGCTAGGAGAAATTCTTGCCATACGCTCTGTGAATCGAGGTCAATGCCCTCGCGGCTGGTTTACAGTACCGGAGCTTTCTGGCGGCGGAGCGGTTCTAGATCATACAGTACACATGATCGATATTATGAGGTGGTACCTCAGTAAAGAAATAAAAGAAATCTATGCCACTGTTTATCGCTGCTTTCATGAAAAAGACATAGATGATGCTGGTCTTTTGACGCTTACCTTTGAAAATGGCATTATCGCTTCCCATGACTGCAGTTGGTCTAGGTTTCCGTCCTTTCCTGCTTGGGGTGATGCAGCGATTGAGGTTTTTGGAACAAAGAAAAGTGCAAAGGCAGATGCTTTTGGAGAAAAGCTTCTTGTTTTTAATGAAAATAACGGCAGACTTAAATATGATCACACAGGCAATAATATCGATTTAGACTTAATAAGAGAGTTTGTAGAATGCATTGAATTCAAAAGGCAGCCAAGCATTACAGGCTACGATGGACTAAAAGCGCTTGAAGCTGCTCTTGCTGCCTATGAATCAAATAAAAATTCTTCACCTGTTTTTTTGATAAAAGATGAAACAGAAAAACTCCTTTAAATCAAAAGCTTAAAGCCCACGCGAAATGCGTGGGTTATAAGCTTTTTCTTATAGGTGTTTTTTAATATTGTAAAAGCAAAAAAATTCATTTATGACGGAGGCAATCGAGGGCGTTAATTATGGGAAGGATAACGTCTCTTTTTGTTGAATAAGGTTTTAAAATAGATTAAAGTTGTTTAACGGTAAAGCTATAGAGAATTATTGTTATATTTACTTCCTAATTAAAAAACATTAGCACTTGCATGAAGGAATTGTAATTGAAGAATATCTTTATAAAAGAGGTGTATATATGAAAATGAATCATTTAAATCTAACAGTCAATGATGTTGCAGCTTCACGGGAGTTTTTAGAAAAATACTTTGGTATGACATGTGCAGGAAGCCGTGGGAACGGATTTGCTGCAATGTTTGATGAGGATGGTTTCGTGTTGACTTTAATGAAAGGGAGCAATGTCAAATACCCTAAAACGTTCCATATTGGTTTCCCTCAGGAAAATGAAGAACAAGTCGATATTATCAACCAACGTCTGAAAAATGATGGGTTTGAGGTTGAACTTCCGCACCATGCACATGGCTATACCTTCTACGTAGAAGCTCCGGGAGGATTTACAGTTGAGGTTCTGTGTTAAATAAATTTTCTTGTACGATTGGTGGCTTTTTGCGCAATTTCATATGCAATTATTCAGCTAAAATATTGATTTTCGATCTTCAATTAAAGGGCGCGTTTCTTCAGGAATGCGTCTATTTTCTTTTTAGGCCAGATTGTTGAGGAACGTTTTCTGGCAATTAGATTATTCGAGTTTGAATATATCATCGAGATTGTGAATACTTTCACTTAAACAACGAAAGGACATTCCTGGTATTACAAGGGATGTCCTTAGTACTAAACTATAATGTATTTTGCTGGAATTCAAAGTCTAGAATCATTTTACTGGTTTGTCCTGTAAACTTATAATTATAGGACCCTTTCAGACTTTCTAAGTCACCGGTAGCTTTGATGATTGTTGCCGGAGAATCTAGATTTCCTTTATCAAATATTCCTTGCTCTATAGCTGTAAAAGTCCCCCGTTTTCCCTTATATGTGCCTTCGAAATGCAGAAATCCGGAAATTTTAGAAGTAGCCATGTGACCATCATCTATATTTGAATCTAAATAATATAATAAATATTCAACAAAAGCTTTTCCTTTTAATTCACCGTCAATATCATATTCGACATGGGCAATATTAATAGGGAAATCTTTTCTAGTGTCATCGACTGGCTTTTCATCCCATTTGCTTACTGTAAATGCTACCTCCATACGCGTAAATCTCCCTTCATTATTAGATGAGTAATCTACTTCCAGTATACCACCTAAAAAGTTCCATCAATAGTGGTATCTCATAGGGAATGAGTTCATAGCTGACTATTCCGCAATCGGGGGCGATTGCAGCAATGTGATTTCTTTTCTTTTTCTTGTAGAAGGTCTAATCAGAGTTACCGAACAATTAAATGGTTATATGTGGTAATGTAAATGTAAAAATTAGATAAAGGGGCAGCATTCCTGTAATGAAGAAAAATGGGGTTTGAACAAAAAATAAACCTCTTGGTAAGATATGAGTGTCCAGTGCTTGCCGGCAAAAAGGACGAACTCAAATAACCAGGAGGCTGTTCAAATGAATTATAACCAAAATAAAAAGATTGCTCAAATAACTTCTCAAACACTAATTGTAGGTGTAGATATTGCGAAGTACAAGCATGTAGCTCGTGCTCAAGACTTTAGAGGCCTAGAGTTTGGTGCACCTTGTCATTTTGAAAATACCAAATCACATTTTAATCTTTTTTTAGGCTGGATAAAACATTTGATGGAACAACACGGCATGGATAAGGTGATTATTGGAATGGAGCCGACAGGTCATTATTGGCTCAACCTCGCTCATTTTCTTAAAGAAGAGGAGATAAAGTTTGTCGTGGTAAATCCTATGCATGTGAAGAAATCTAAAGAATTAGATGATAATTCTCCAACCAAAAATGATGTGAAGGACGCTAAAGTCATTGCACAGCTAGTCAAAGATGGGAGATATGCCGAACCTAATATTCCACAAGGAGTTTATGCAGAACTTCGTGTGGCAAGGAAAATACGCGATCTCTTATTTGTTGACTTACAAGCTGTGCAGGGGCAAATTCATAACTGGTTAGATCGATATTTCCCTGAATTCCTTACAGTGTTTAAGGATTGGGAAGGAAAAGCAGCACTACAATTATTAAAGTTAAACGTATTACCACATGAGTTAGAGATAGTCTCGGAACAAGAGATCCTCATTCACCTCAGAAAAGCTGTAAAACGTGCGGTTGGACTCAGTAAAATTCAAGAACTTAAACGAGTAGCCAAAGACTCTATCGGTATTCGTGAAGGTTCAAGGATGGCTAAATTAGAGCTTCGCACTTTACTAGACAAGTATGAGTTAATAAATGAAAAGTTCGAAGAACTAGAATCTGATATTGATGGACTCCTTGAACGGATACCAGGTGTTCAACAAATGTTGGCCATCACAGGAATCGGCAAGGACACTGTAGCTGGCTTCTTTTCTGAAGTAGGGAATTTAAGTTACTATTCTCACCCTCGACAAATCATCAAGTTAGCTGGGTTGAGTTTAAAGGAGAAC
Proteins encoded in this region:
- a CDS encoding Gfo/Idh/MocA family protein; its protein translation is MKIGIISFAHMHAFTYADCIAFIDNAALTAVYDNDETRGKKAAEKFGVNYYHEMDEFLQLDLDAVIICSENSLHKDMTIKAARAKKHILCEKPIATTLEDAQEMIHVCEQECVILQIAFPVRFSTSIAALKAMIDRGELGEILAIRSVNRGQCPRGWFTVPELSGGGAVLDHTVHMIDIMRWYLSKEIKEIYATVYRCFHEKDIDDAGLLTLTFENGIIASHDCSWSRFPSFPAWGDAAIEVFGTKKSAKADAFGEKLLVFNENNGRLKYDHTGNNIDLDLIREFVECIEFKRQPSITGYDGLKALEAALAAYESNKNSSPVFLIKDETEKLL
- a CDS encoding VOC family protein, with translation MKMNHLNLTVNDVAASREFLEKYFGMTCAGSRGNGFAAMFDEDGFVLTLMKGSNVKYPKTFHIGFPQENEEQVDIINQRLKNDGFEVELPHHAHGYTFYVEAPGGFTVEVLC
- a CDS encoding DUF3224 domain-containing protein, whose amino-acid sequence is MEVAFTVSKWDEKPVDDTRKDFPINIAHVEYDIDGELKGKAFVEYLLYYLDSNIDDGHMATSKISGFLHFEGTYKGKRGTFTAIEQGIFDKGNLDSPATIIKATGDLESLKGSYNYKFTGQTSKMILDFEFQQNTL
- a CDS encoding IS110 family transposase; translation: MNYNQNKKIAQITSQTLIVGVDIAKYKHVARAQDFRGLEFGAPCHFENTKSHFNLFLGWIKHLMEQHGMDKVIIGMEPTGHYWLNLAHFLKEEEIKFVVVNPMHVKKSKELDDNSPTKNDVKDAKVIAQLVKDGRYAEPNIPQGVYAELRVARKIRDLLFVDLQAVQGQIHNWLDRYFPEFLTVFKDWEGKAALQLLKLNVLPHELEIVSEQEILIHLRKAVKRAVGLSKIQELKRVAKDSIGIREGSRMAKLELRTLLDKYELINEKFEELESDIDGLLERIPGVQQMLAITGIGKDTVAGFFSEVGNLSYYSHPRQIIKLAGLSLKENTSGKHKGHTKITKRGRKTLRALLFRVAMPLVAKNTAFKALHEYFTTRKNNPLKKMQSLIAICNKLIRILFTIGTKQCEFSEDRMLKDIPHMAPLLAA